In the Telopea speciosissima isolate NSW1024214 ecotype Mountain lineage chromosome 2, Tspe_v1, whole genome shotgun sequence genome, one interval contains:
- the LOC122652775 gene encoding CAX-interacting protein 4-like, producing the protein MPATAGRVRMPANNRVHSSAALQTHGIWQSAIGYDPYAPNKDDSKQSSHQKSNSEPEAENAYASFQGLLALARITGSNADEARGACKKCGRVGHLTFQCRNFLSVNEDAKDKDPDAVQAAVASGLDKLKANRGKMETKADAESSEASSEVEDETESSDSDVDSEIERIIATRYGKKGGSKLRSSSKKKEASQESGSDSGDRRKRGRSRKRRSHKRRNDDSDDKDKSDRKRKKDKKRGNDSSDTEDERHDRHRKSRKEKSRRRSHRHCDDSSESEESDRRRKRKSRRARSFSDSDFSDSDDLRVGRGTKRCQKRNKD; encoded by the coding sequence ATGCCAGCCACGGCAGGTAGGGTTCGCATGCCCGCGAACAATCGGGTGCACAGTAGTGCGGCCCTCCAAACCCATGGCATCTGGCAGAGTGCCATAGGGTATGATCCTTATGCTCCCAACAAGGATGATTCAAAGCAGTCATCCCATCAAAAGTCAAATTCTGAACCCGAGGCTGAGAATGCATATGCTAGCTTTCAAGGTCTTCTTGCCCTGGCACGTATAACTGGTTCCAATGCTGATGAAGCCCGTGGGGCCTGCAAGAAGTGTGGCCGTGTCGGCCACCTCACATTTCAATGTAGAAACTTTCTTAGTGTAAATGAAGATGCAAAAGACAAGGATCCCGATGCTGTTCAGGCTGCTGTAGCATCAGGGTTGGATAAATTGAAGGCAAACAGAGGAAAGATGGAGACCAAGGCTGATGCAGAGAGCTCTGAAGCAAGCTCAGAGgtggaggatgagactgagAGTTCTGATTCTGATGTTGATTCGGAGATTGAGAGGATAATTGCTACACGGTATGGAAAAAAGGGTGGCAGCAAGTTGAGATCATCGAGTAAGAAGAAAGAGGCTTCACAGGAAAGCGGGTCAGATTCtggagataggagaaagagaggtaGATCGAGAAAAAGGAGGAGCCACAAGAGGAGGAATGATGACTCAGATGATAAAGATAAAAGTGAtcggaagaggaagaaggataaGAAGAGGGGAAATGACTCGTCAGATACGGAGGATGAACGTCATGATCGTCATAGAAAGAGTAGAAAGGAGAAGAGTAGGAGGAGAAGTCATCGTCATTGTGATGATTCATCTGAGTCTGAAGAGTCTGACAGAAGACGTAAGAGAAAGAGCAGGAGGGCAAGGTCGTTTTCTGATTCTGATTTCAGTGACTCAGACGATTTACGGGTTGGTAGGGGCACAAAGCGTTGTCAGAAGAGGAACAAGGACTAG